TCGCCCAGGGGCACAGTCTTGGTGAAGGCCCAGGTGTCGTTCTCGGGGAAGGCCAGGGCGGCGGGCGGCATGGCCTCCGCCAGCTGGCGCAGGGCCGCACGGTCCGAGGGGCTGGTGAGGCTCACGCCCCAGCGGGCCTTCCAGGGATTGCCGCGGGTATCGAGCTGCGGCAGCACCGCGCCGCGCACCACCAGGGACTGCAGCAGCCGCAGGGCCATGGCCCAGTAGCGCAGGGTGGGCCCCGCGTGGCCTGGATTCAGGGCGAGGGAGGACAGCCAGGGATAGGCCCGCTGCCAGCGCAGGGGCAGGGCGTGCATTTCCACCAGGGTGCCGTCGGCCAGGAAGATCTGGGCCTTGGCGGGGGTCAGGCGCTCCCGGCCCTGGAGTTCCCCGGGCAGGCCGCGGAGGGCGCGCACCCATTCGGCAGGCTCCACCGCCTCGGGCATGCAGAGGAGGAAGCCTCGGTCTTGCGGGCGGTATTGGATGAAGGGATTCAGCATGAGAAGGGGGCAGTCGCTTGGCGGTAGGATGCAGGGTGGGGGGAGTGGCGATGAAGCTCGGTTTCGCAAGCGATCATGCGGGGTTCGACCTGAAGGAACGGCTCAAGGCCTGGGCGCTGGAGCAGGGTCATGAAGCGGTGGATTTCGGCACGGACGGATTGGCCTCGGTGGATTACCCGGATTTCGCGCACCGGGCGGCGGAGGGCAGGGATCAGTGGGAGCGCCTGGTGCTGGTCTGCGGATCGGGCATCGGCATCAGCATCGCGGCCAACCGCCATGCCGGCATCCGCTGCGCGCTAGTGACCTCCCCTGAGCACGCGGCACTGGCTCGACAGCACAATGACGCGAACGCCATCGCTTTCGGCCAGCGGCTAACGGATCCGCTCCAGGCAGAATCCTACCTCAAAACCTTCCTGGAAACACCATTCGAAGGTGGAAGGCACCAGGGACGGGTGGACAAGATTGAAATCAAGGGCTGTTAGCCTGGGCCGCAAGGAAGGCCCGGGCCCTTAAATGAGTCTGAGCCAAAAGCCCACCTCATGGGCCATGCTGCGCAAGGGCGGTTCCGGCAAGGTATCCTTGCCTTTGATCCGAACCATGATTCAGCCGCGACTTTTGGGTGAAACGTTGTCGGCCATTCCAGGTCCCCAGGCCCTTTAGGGTGAACGATGCCGCACCTCTCTTCTCTTGAAATCTGCGCTGGCGCCGGGGGACAGGCCCTTGGCCTGGACATGGCTGGATTCGAGCACGATGCCTTGGTTGAAATCGACCGAGACGCCTGCTCCACGCTCCGGCTGAATCGTCCACACTGGAAGGTCTTCCAGCAGGATCTCAGGGAATTCTCTGGAGGGGACCACAAAGGGTTAGACCTCCTCGCGGGCGGAGTCCCTTGCCCCCCCTTCTCAGTTGCAAGCAAGCAACTGGGTGAGAGTGACGAGCGAAACCTTTTCCCGGAAGCGATCAGGCTGGTGGATGAAACCAGACCCAGGGCGGTGATGCTCGAGAATGTGCGCGGGTTGCTGGATGCGGTCTTTGAAGACTACCGGAAGCACATTGCACAGCAGCTTGGCGCCCTTGGATACGTTACGGATTGGCGGTTGTTGAACGCATCGGATTTCGGCGTGCCGCAGTTGCGCCCGCGGGTGGTCTTTGTGGCAATCCAACGGCATCTCTCGGAGCATTTTGAGTGGCCCATGCCGTTGCTGGTCCCTCCTCCGACCGTGGGGGAGACTCTGGCTGATCTAATGGCGTCTGGTGGTTGGAAAGGTGCCTCGCATTGGGCGCTCAGGGCGGATGGAATCGCGCCGACATTGGTGGGCGGATCGAAGAAGCACGGCGGCCCGGATCTAGGGCCGACTCGATCCCGTAAAGCCTGGGAATCGCTCTGTGTGGACGGAAAGGGCCTTGCGGATGAACCCCCACCTCCCGATTTCCTGGGGATGCCGCGTCTAACGGTTCGCATGGCGGCGAGGATCCAGGGCTTTCCTGATGACTGGCGTCTGGTTGGGGGCAAAACCTCGTCATACCGACAGGTTGGAAACGCCTTCCCCCCGCCTGTAGCTAAAGCGGTGGGTGAGCGAATCGCGGCCTGCTTCCAAGCGGCCAGCAGGCGGCAGGTTGTTGTGGCGGGCCTATGAGCTCCGGAAAGAGGGAAGCGTCCCGGGCGTTGCTGGCCGAGGCAAGGCGCGCGTTTCACGTGGCCCTCCTATCGAGTGTGCTCACCGAGAAAGAAGGTGTCCCCTCCAACGCGGATCGATCCAACGGTCCGAGTGTGGCCATTGCCAAGGCCATCCTGTCGAAGCTGGGCATGGGGCGCGAGTCGGCCAAAGCCGCAGGGCAGACGGCAGGGAATGTGTTCGAGCTTCTATGCAGGGACTTTCTGGGAGTAACTTTTCCTCGCCTTGGCCATCTCCGCCCAGGGATATGGGAGATCCTTCATGGGGAGGGGAGATCCATGGCCATCGAAGGCTATGAGCAATTCGCCCATCTCGGGGATCTGGAAAGGCTCGCCAACAGTCACCCGGAATTGAAAGCCTTTCTGGGAAACGACTACACCATCAAGCCGGACATTCTGGTGATCAGGCACCCTGAAGAGGACGAGGCGATCAACCGCTTCGGAGCGGTTGTCGACGATGCGACCGCCCTGAAGGCCAGCCTGCGGAAAAGCAACAAGGGCCTTCCGATCCTCCACGCGAGCATCAGCTGCAAGTGGACGATGCGGAGCGACCGCGCCCAGAACGCCCGCACCGAAGCGCTGAACTTGATTCGGAACCGGAAGGGTCGGCTGCCCCACATTGTCGTGGTGACCGCCGAGCCAACGCCTTCGCGATTGGCTTCCATCGCCCTCGGCACCGGTGACATTGATTGTGTTTACCATTTCGCCCTGCACGAGCTCGTCGGCGCTGTTGCTGAATCCGCTTCGGATGATTCCAGAGAGCTCCTTCAAACCATGATCGAGGGGAAGCGGCTGCGGGACATTTCGGACCTTCCCCTGGACCTCGCCACCTGAATGGGTTCATTTCGCTTTTGGAGATCCGATGCGTCAGACCGAGGAATTGCGTCCTCTTTCCTTTGAAACCGGCATCCAGCTTCACGCCGCCGGTTCCTGCCTGATCAAGGTGGGCCGCACGCACGTGTTGTGCTCGGCAAGTCTGGAAAACAAGGTGCCCGGCTGGATGAAGGGTCGGGGCACGGGCTGGCTCACGGCAGAGTACGGCATGCTCCCGGCGGCCACTCACACCCGCTCCGACCGTGAAGCGGCGCGGGGCAAGCAACAGGGGCGCACCGTGGAAATCCAGCGTCTCATCGGGCGCAGCCTGCGCCAGGCTGTGGATCTGGCCGCCCTGGGTGAGCGAACCCTGGCGGTGGATTGCGATGTGCTGAATGCGGATGGCGGCACCCGCTGCGCGGCCATCACCGGCGCCTGGGTGGCGGTGGCCCTGGCCCTGAAGTCGCAGGAACTGTCCGCAGCTTTGATCCGCCAGGTGGCGGCGGTGAGCGCAGGCATCGTGGAAACCGGCGATGGCCGCCGGGGCCTCGTGCTGGATCTGGAATATGAGGAAGATCACCTCGCCGCCGTGGACTGCAACCTGGTGGCCGCAAGGCCTATCGTCGTGGGCGGGGCGGGCGGCGAACTGGACCTGGTGGAACTTCAGGGCACGGGAGAAGGCCGTTCCTTCAGTCGAAAAGAGGCCACGGCCCTGATGGACTTGGGCCTGGCGGGCTGCGCAACCCTGATGGCCGCCCAGCTCGCGACCCTGGCCTGAGTGTGCCTGCATGAAGGCGCTTCTCGTCCTGGCGCTGCCAGCCCTGCTGGGGGCCCAGGGCGTGGGGGTTGAAACGTCCGCGCCCACGTCGTCTCGGCGCATCGATGTGACGGTGCTGCCGCCGGACATGGTGTTCCGCTTCAGCCCCCGGGTGGAGATCCCGGGCATGCCGCGGGTGGCCCTGGCCCTTAGCGGGGGCGGGGCCCGGGGCCTCGCCCACATCGGCGTGTTGCAGCGCATCGAGGAGGTGGGCTATCCCCTGGACAGCATCACGGGCACCAGCGCCGGAGCCCTGGTGGGGGCCCTCTACGCCAGCGGCTTCTCGGGGCGGGAGATTGAAGACCTTTTCAACCGGCTGGATCTGACGCGGGCCTTTCTTGAACCCCTGTGGCGCAATCCGGGGGAGACTCTGGGTGAGCAGGAAGACCGCAACGACACCTTCCTGTCCATTGAGCGGCATGACGGCCACGCCACCCTGGCCCAGGGCCTTCGCAGTGGCGTAGAAGTGCAGCACACGTTGCAGGCTTTGCTGGCCCGCGGCGCCTATTTCTCGGGCGGCGATTTCAACCGCTTGCAGCGCCCCCTGCGGGTGCTGGCCACCAATCTGGAAACCGGCCAAGGGCGCGTCTTCGGCAGCGGCGACCTGGTGGAGGCCGTGCGGGCTTCCATGTCCATTCCCGGCGGCTTCCGGCCCGTGGTCATCGAGGGCCAGCAGTACGTGGATGGCGCGTTGGTGGAGAACCTGCCCGTGCAGGTCGCGAAAGAGGCCTTCCGCTCTGACTTGGTGGTCGCCGTGGACATCAGCGCGCCCCTGGAACAGCGGCCTTCCACGAACATCCTGTCGGTGGCGGCCCGCAGCCTGGATCTGGTGGTGGAGCGACGCCAGTGGGAAAGCCGCGCCGCCGCGGACTTCCTCATCCGGCCCAGCATTCATGACGTGCCTTTCCTGGAATACGGCTCCGAGGGGGCCAAGCTGGTGCGCCAGGGGCGAGAGGGTTTCGATGCCCGTCGCGATGCCATGGATGCGCTGCTGCGCAGCCGCATGAGCCAGGAACGGCTGGACGTGGCGCGGGTGGTCTTCGAGTGCCCTGGCGGACTCAGCCCGGCGTTGGCGGGGCTTCTGGCGGAAACCCTGAAGCCCAACGAAGTGGACCTGCGCGTGCAGGACATCCAGATCCTGCTTCAGCAGGCCCTGGTCCATGGCTTGGCGCAGGAGGCCTGGGCCACGGTGGATCCGGAGCGTGTGCTCTCCATCCATCTCCGCCTTTATCCGACGATCAAGACGGTGGACATCCAGGTGCCCGACAACTGGCAACCGGTGGTGAAGGCGGCGGTGGCCGAGGCCATCCAGGTGGGCGAGCGCTTCAACCCCCATACCTTCGGCACCATGATCGGCCACCTGGTCTACCGCTCCCTCATGGCGGGCGGGCCCCTGGTGGATGTGCGGGGGTCGGGTTTCGATCCTGAAGATGGGCTTCTCATCATCTGTGTTCATGAACCTCTGGTGACCAAGGTGGAAGCGCGCATCCCGGCCGGATCTGCGGTGGACGAGGCCCACCTCCTGCGCCTGCTGGGTCAGCTGAAGGGCCGTCCCTTCCGTCCCGACGATCTGCAGAAACGCATCGCCCTGGCCGAGCATCGGCTGCACCTGGCGGAGCTGCGCTACCAGATCCGGCCCGATGGCGAGGGGGGCACGGCGCTCATCCTCATCCCCGTGCCGCAGCAGCGGGAGCGCATGGACATCTCCCTGGGGTATGAATCCACCCTGGGCGGGCAGCTGGGCCTGGCCTACCGGGCCCTGAACCTGGGCTTCAAGGGCACGGAGGTCGAGCTGAGCGCCGCGCGCAACCGCCTGCAGGAGCGGGCAGCCCTGGTGCTGAGAAGCCCCTTCGGATTCGCTCCAGGAACGGGCATGGAACTGGAAGCCAACTACTGGCAGCAGCGCCTTGACATTCCCCTTCCCTGGCAGACCCGCGAATTGCCCGGCGACGGGCTGGATGCCCGCATCAGTGCCTCGGATGTGACCGCGAGGGCCTACTTCCGCTTCAGCAACCTGGGCACCGGCAAGGCGAGCCTGGAGCTGAGCCGCCGCAACTCGGCTTTCCGGGAGTTCGGCCAGCGGATCACCCAGCAGCAGGATGCGGCCTTTCTTTCCAGCGAATGGGACAACTTCGACCGTTACGCCATGCCCCGGGATGGCCTGCTACTGCGGGGCCGCTTCGGCATGGGCCGCACGCACGAGGATGAACTGCCCGGCGCCACCTTCCAGCAGGGCTACTTCCGGGCCCGGGGCGTGAAATCCCTGGGGGAATTCCTCGGCGCGGATCTGGATCTGGAATGGGGCCAGGGCCGTCGCCTGCCCCTGGACCGCTGGTGGGTGCTGGGCGGCCCCTCCTTTGTCATCGGTTCGCGTTCCCTGGGCTTCATGGCGCCGAATTTCGCCGCAGTGCGATTCGGGATTCCCATCCGGTTCTATGTGGGGCTGGGCCTCACGGTGGAGCTGGAGCCCCGCTATGACCTGGCCTGGGTGTCATCTGAGGCCTCCAAGCTGCTCCGCTCGGATGTTTCGCCGCGGGCCCAGGGCACGGGCCTGGTGCTCCGCACCACGCTGTCCAATTTTTATGTGGAGGCCTCGTACGGCTTCCTGAAGGTCCGCAATCCGTTTGAAGCAGGCCGGGCCGTCGGCAGTTTCAATGTGCTCATCGGCACCCAGCCCTTCGACCTCTGGAAGCGGCACTGATGTTGTCCGGGGGTTCCTTGCTCCGCTGCGCTGCGCGCCTCCATGTGACGGGACGCTGAGCGTCCCTCCCACGCGCTGCAGCGCGTGGACATGGAGCCTCCCCCCGGGCCCCCGCACTCGACCCGGCGGAGCCGGGCCTCGCTGAAAGCCTGGCTCCTGACGCTCCGCTGCGCCGAGCGTCCCTCCCACGCGTTGCAGCGCGTGGACATGGAGCCTCCCCCCGGGCCCCCGCGCTCGACCCGGCGGAGCCGGGCCTCGCTTCCTCCCCACGGGGCCCGAGAAGGTGCCCTGAGCTGGTTGGCGGTCTGTGCTGGTGTGGCCTGTGACCCATTGCATATTGGGTTTCCAGGGCTGCCTGATACCCTGGAGCGTTGGCATTTCAACGCTCTTTGCCGAGGCCGCCATGCGCTACCTGCCCTCTTCCTCTGTCGAGGATCAAGCCCTCCTGGACACCATCGGGGTGCCCAACGCTGAAGCGTTGCTGGCGGGCATCCCAGAGCCGCTGCGCCTGCGCCGGGAGCTGGATCTTCCGCCCACGGGCTCTGAGCAGGAGGTGCTCTGGCAGATGATGGGCATCGCCAACAAGAACATGCGCTTCTGTGCGCAGTTCCTGGGCGCCGGTGCCTACGACCACTTCGTGCCCTCGGCCATCGATGCCATGTGCGGCCGTCAGGAGTGGTTCACGGCCTACACGCCCTACCAGCCCGAGATCAGCCAGGGCACCCTGCAGCACATCTTCGAGTACCAGACGCTCATCTGCGACCTCACGGGCCTCGAAGTGACCAATGCCAGCCTCTACGATGGCGGCACCGCCTGCGTGGAAGCCGCCCTCATGGCCGTGCGCGTGGCCAAGAAGCGCAACACCGTGCTGGTGAGCCGCGGCCTGCATCCCATGTACCGCGACGTGCTCAAGACCAACTTCGCGCCCCACGATAACCTCAAGCTGGTGGAAGTGGAGCTCAAGGATGGCGCCACGGACATGGCCGATCTTCAGGCCAAGCTCAACGGCGACGTGGCCGCGGTGCTGGTGGGCTATCCCAACTTCCTGGGCGTGGCCGAGGACCTCACGGCCCTGGCCGGTCCCATTCATGCCGCCGGTGCGTTGCTGGTGAGCGTCACGCAGGAAGTCTTCGCCTTCGGTTGGTTCGAGGCCCCGGGCAAGGTGGGCGCGGACATGGCCTGCGGTGAGGCCATGAGCTTAGGCAACAAGCCCAATTTCGGTGGCCCCTTCCTGGGCTTCCTGGCCGTGAAGGACGCTCACAAGCGTGAGATCCCCGGCCGCGTGGTGGGCCAGACCAAAGATTTGAACGGTGAGACGGGCTACGTGCTGACGCTGACCGCCCGCGAGCAGCACATTCGCCGTGACAAGGCCACTTCCAACATCTGCTCGAATCAAGGTCTCGTGGCTCTGCGCGCCAACATCTTCATGCAGCTGGCGGGCCCCGAGGGCTTCCGCGGCCTGGCCGAACAGAACGCCGCCAAGGCCCAGTACCTGCGCCAGCGCCTGCTGGAACTGCCGGACATGCAGCCCGTGGCCGAGGTGCCCTTCTTCAATGAATTCGTTCTGCGCTACACCGGCGACTACGCGGCGCTGGAAGAGGCCTGCAAGAAGGAGTGCCTGCTGCCGGGCCTCGACCTGGGCCGCTTCTACCCCGAATACAAGGGCTGCATCCTCTGGTGCGCCACTGAACTGCATACCCGCCAGATGATCGAGAGCCTCGTCGAGATTCTCGCCCGCGTTCCGGCCACGGTCTGAGGAGATTCGACATGTTCCTTCGTCAGCGCGAACCCCTCTCCTTCGAGCGTTCCGTCCCCGGCAAGCGGGGCATGGATCTGCCCAAGCTCGATGTCCCGGCCGCCCAGGACACCCGTCCCGCCCACCTCAAGCGCAGCGGCTTTGACGCCCTGCCTGAGCTGAGCGAAGTGGAGGTCATCCGCCACTTCACCCGCCTGTCCAAGTGGAACTACGGCGTGGATGACGGCATGTATCCGCTGGGCTCCTGCACCATGAAGCACAACCCCCGGCTCAACGAAAAGATCGCCGGGCTGCCGGGTTTCACGGACAGCCATCCCATGGCCCCCGACGAGCTGGTGCAGGGCAACCTGGAGATGCTCTACACCCTGCAGGAGTGGCTGAAGGAGATCACGGGCCTGCCCGGCGTCACCCTGCAGCCCAGCGCCGGCGCCGCTGGCGAGCTGACGGGCGTCATGCTCATCCGGGCCTACCACCTGTCCAAGGGCGCCAAGCGCCGCGTCATCCTGATCCCCGACAGCGGCCACGGCACCAACCCCGCCACCGCCGCCATGGCGGGCTACGAGGTGGTGGAACTGCCCTCGCGTCCCGACGGCACCATCAGCTTCGAGGATGTGACCGATCCCGTGACCGGCAAGACCCGCAAGGGCCTGCAGACCCTCGTGGCCGAACTGGGCACCGAGATCGCGGGCGCCATGATCACGAACCCCAACACCGTGGGCGTGTTCGAGTACCGCTTCAAGGAGATCAGCGACCTGCTGCACAGCGTCGATGCTCTGGTCTACATGGACGGCGCCAACATGAACGCCCTGGTGGGCGTGGCGCGCCCCGGCGATTTCGGCGTGGACGTCATGCACCTCAACCTGCACAAGACCATGTCCACCCCCCACGGCGGTGGCGGTCCCGGCGCCGGTCCTGTCTGCTGCGGCGCCAACCTGATGCCCTTCCTGCCCGTGCCCGTCGTGGTGCGTGACACGGTGAAGGTGGGCGAGGGCGAGGTGCCCAGGCACAGCTACCGCATGGACTGGAACCGTCCCCAGAGCATCGGCAAGGTGCACACCTTCTATGGCAACTTCGGCAT
This sequence is a window from Geothrix sp. PMB-07. Protein-coding genes within it:
- a CDS encoding DNA cytosine methyltransferase; this encodes MPHLSSLEICAGAGGQALGLDMAGFEHDALVEIDRDACSTLRLNRPHWKVFQQDLREFSGGDHKGLDLLAGGVPCPPFSVASKQLGESDERNLFPEAIRLVDETRPRAVMLENVRGLLDAVFEDYRKHIAQQLGALGYVTDWRLLNASDFGVPQLRPRVVFVAIQRHLSEHFEWPMPLLVPPPTVGETLADLMASGGWKGASHWALRADGIAPTLVGGSKKHGGPDLGPTRSRKAWESLCVDGKGLADEPPPPDFLGMPRLTVRMAARIQGFPDDWRLVGGKTSSYRQVGNAFPPPVAKAVGERIAACFQAASRRQVVVAGL
- a CDS encoding patatin-like phospholipase family protein, translated to MKALLVLALPALLGAQGVGVETSAPTSSRRIDVTVLPPDMVFRFSPRVEIPGMPRVALALSGGGARGLAHIGVLQRIEEVGYPLDSITGTSAGALVGALYASGFSGREIEDLFNRLDLTRAFLEPLWRNPGETLGEQEDRNDTFLSIERHDGHATLAQGLRSGVEVQHTLQALLARGAYFSGGDFNRLQRPLRVLATNLETGQGRVFGSGDLVEAVRASMSIPGGFRPVVIEGQQYVDGALVENLPVQVAKEAFRSDLVVAVDISAPLEQRPSTNILSVAARSLDLVVERRQWESRAAADFLIRPSIHDVPFLEYGSEGAKLVRQGREGFDARRDAMDALLRSRMSQERLDVARVVFECPGGLSPALAGLLAETLKPNEVDLRVQDIQILLQQALVHGLAQEAWATVDPERVLSIHLRLYPTIKTVDIQVPDNWQPVVKAAVAEAIQVGERFNPHTFGTMIGHLVYRSLMAGGPLVDVRGSGFDPEDGLLIICVHEPLVTKVEARIPAGSAVDEAHLLRLLGQLKGRPFRPDDLQKRIALAEHRLHLAELRYQIRPDGEGGTALILIPVPQQRERMDISLGYESTLGGQLGLAYRALNLGFKGTEVELSAARNRLQERAALVLRSPFGFAPGTGMELEANYWQQRLDIPLPWQTRELPGDGLDARISASDVTARAYFRFSNLGTGKASLELSRRNSAFREFGQRITQQQDAAFLSSEWDNFDRYAMPRDGLLLRGRFGMGRTHEDELPGATFQQGYFRARGVKSLGEFLGADLDLEWGQGRRLPLDRWWVLGGPSFVIGSRSLGFMAPNFAAVRFGIPIRFYVGLGLTVELEPRYDLAWVSSEASKLLRSDVSPRAQGTGLVLRTTLSNFYVEASYGFLKVRNPFEAGRAVGSFNVLIGTQPFDLWKRH
- a CDS encoding RpiB/LacA/LacB family sugar-phosphate isomerase, which gives rise to MKLGFASDHAGFDLKERLKAWALEQGHEAVDFGTDGLASVDYPDFAHRAAEGRDQWERLVLVCGSGIGISIAANRHAGIRCALVTSPEHAALARQHNDANAIAFGQRLTDPLQAESYLKTFLETPFEGGRHQGRVDKIEIKGC
- the rph gene encoding ribonuclease PH — translated: MRQTEELRPLSFETGIQLHAAGSCLIKVGRTHVLCSASLENKVPGWMKGRGTGWLTAEYGMLPAATHTRSDREAARGKQQGRTVEIQRLIGRSLRQAVDLAALGERTLAVDCDVLNADGGTRCAAITGAWVAVALALKSQELSAALIRQVAAVSAGIVETGDGRRGLVLDLEYEEDHLAAVDCNLVAARPIVVGGAGGELDLVELQGTGEGRSFSRKEATALMDLGLAGCATLMAAQLATLA
- a CDS encoding NgoMIV family type II restriction endonuclease → MSSGKREASRALLAEARRAFHVALLSSVLTEKEGVPSNADRSNGPSVAIAKAILSKLGMGRESAKAAGQTAGNVFELLCRDFLGVTFPRLGHLRPGIWEILHGEGRSMAIEGYEQFAHLGDLERLANSHPELKAFLGNDYTIKPDILVIRHPEEDEAINRFGAVVDDATALKASLRKSNKGLPILHASISCKWTMRSDRAQNARTEALNLIRNRKGRLPHIVVVTAEPTPSRLASIALGTGDIDCVYHFALHELVGAVAESASDDSRELLQTMIEGKRLRDISDLPLDLAT
- the gcvPA gene encoding aminomethyl-transferring glycine dehydrogenase subunit GcvPA, giving the protein MRYLPSSSVEDQALLDTIGVPNAEALLAGIPEPLRLRRELDLPPTGSEQEVLWQMMGIANKNMRFCAQFLGAGAYDHFVPSAIDAMCGRQEWFTAYTPYQPEISQGTLQHIFEYQTLICDLTGLEVTNASLYDGGTACVEAALMAVRVAKKRNTVLVSRGLHPMYRDVLKTNFAPHDNLKLVEVELKDGATDMADLQAKLNGDVAAVLVGYPNFLGVAEDLTALAGPIHAAGALLVSVTQEVFAFGWFEAPGKVGADMACGEAMSLGNKPNFGGPFLGFLAVKDAHKREIPGRVVGQTKDLNGETGYVLTLTAREQHIRRDKATSNICSNQGLVALRANIFMQLAGPEGFRGLAEQNAAKAQYLRQRLLELPDMQPVAEVPFFNEFVLRYTGDYAALEEACKKECLLPGLDLGRFYPEYKGCILWCATELHTRQMIESLVEILARVPATV
- the gcvPB gene encoding aminomethyl-transferring glycine dehydrogenase subunit GcvPB, which translates into the protein MFLRQREPLSFERSVPGKRGMDLPKLDVPAAQDTRPAHLKRSGFDALPELSEVEVIRHFTRLSKWNYGVDDGMYPLGSCTMKHNPRLNEKIAGLPGFTDSHPMAPDELVQGNLEMLYTLQEWLKEITGLPGVTLQPSAGAAGELTGVMLIRAYHLSKGAKRRVILIPDSGHGTNPATAAMAGYEVVELPSRPDGTISFEDVTDPVTGKTRKGLQTLVAELGTEIAGAMITNPNTVGVFEYRFKEISDLLHSVDALVYMDGANMNALVGVARPGDFGVDVMHLNLHKTMSTPHGGGGPGAGPVCCGANLMPFLPVPVVVRDTVKVGEGEVPRHSYRMDWNRPQSIGKVHTFYGNFGILVRALTYCLSHGGDGLKNATLRAIVNANYVRARLKNAYALHIDSPSLHEVVFSDTNQAKHDVHTLDIAKRLIDHGYHPPTIYFPLIVPGALMIEPTESEDKGELDAFCDTMLAIAKEAEENPDALHQAPVLAPLRRMDETTAARKPVLRWTKG